From [Clostridium] symbiosum, a single genomic window includes:
- a CDS encoding response regulator — protein MGEREKEISSGSSELQTASAEYEYHTLMRLMGVSVSKHLLDEHFTLIWANEFYYKFIGWNKADYEAEFHNRPDLFYAKYDPKEWGRLTETVGDALANHRSGYQFLSRMHRKDGNLLWIQFSTQFSEEYVNGYQVAYTVMTNIDALIRVQKEQSVTYENLPGFVAKFRIDRELNMTLLEGNRRFMDYFRDVENGGIESLHRQNIESNMTAIRENREKFLTGEPVHFVMCVKSRKEQTLWLQVNATCVDWQNGCPVYLALFIDITDVTELRQMKAKLTEQAEALRDALTVAEQANHAKSDFLSRMSHEIRTPMNAIIGMTTIAGAYIDDKQRVADCLRKIGYSSKHLMALINDVLDMSKIDEGRMKIAHENFDLESAVESLTSIIYPQAAAKGVNFTVPFVELSDTVLTGDVMRLNQVLLNLLSNAVKFTPEGGSVRLEIQQVRRLDRKIRLRFIVSDTGIGMSREFQGRLFDPFEQESAATARKFGGTGLGMPITKNLVTLMGGTISVKSESEKGTRFTVEIDFDVPEARGSVSAQRHPAMESLKVLVADYDRDSCIHTSNLLKNLGILCDWVLTGEDCVQKIRSAHCSGENYDVCFIDWKMPDLDGIEVTRRIREIVGMDTTIIIITAYDWSAIERSAREAGANAFLAKPLFSSVLYNTLLSAAGKSRVFTMPSYSVQMNKPDLSGHCVLLAEDNELNQEIAIELLKMAGLEVECAADGKEALEKFLADGDRFDLILMDMQMPVMDGYESAERIRKSQHPRAGSIPIIAMTADAFHEDVVKASEAGMDGHLAKPIDSDLLYQVLSGVMKAKNNTPI, from the coding sequence ATGGGTGAACGGGAAAAAGAAATTTCGTCGGGAAGCAGTGAACTGCAGACGGCGTCGGCCGAGTATGAGTATCATACGCTGATGCGCCTGATGGGAGTCAGTGTGAGCAAACATCTTCTGGATGAACATTTTACACTGATTTGGGCGAACGAGTTTTACTATAAGTTTATTGGGTGGAATAAGGCGGACTATGAGGCGGAATTCCATAACAGGCCGGATCTCTTTTATGCAAAATATGACCCAAAAGAGTGGGGGCGCCTGACGGAGACGGTCGGAGATGCACTGGCCAACCACCGGAGCGGTTACCAGTTTCTTTCACGGATGCACAGGAAAGACGGCAATCTTTTATGGATACAGTTCTCCACCCAGTTTTCGGAGGAATATGTAAACGGTTACCAGGTAGCCTATACGGTCATGACCAACATCGATGCTCTGATACGCGTCCAGAAGGAACAGTCGGTCACCTATGAAAACCTGCCTGGCTTTGTCGCAAAATTCCGTATTGACAGGGAACTTAATATGACGCTGCTGGAGGGCAACCGCCGCTTCATGGATTACTTCCGGGATGTTGAAAACGGAGGAATAGAGAGCCTGCACCGGCAAAATATAGAAAGTAATATGACAGCCATCCGTGAAAACCGGGAAAAGTTTCTGACGGGCGAACCGGTGCACTTTGTCATGTGTGTAAAGAGCAGAAAGGAACAAACGCTGTGGCTTCAGGTCAATGCCACCTGCGTGGACTGGCAGAACGGCTGCCCTGTTTATCTGGCGTTGTTTATCGATATTACCGATGTGACCGAACTCCGTCAGATGAAGGCAAAGCTGACGGAACAGGCAGAAGCACTTAGAGATGCGCTGACTGTGGCGGAACAGGCCAATCATGCCAAATCGGATTTCTTATCCCGCATGAGCCATGAAATCCGGACCCCAATGAACGCAATTATCGGTATGACGACCATAGCCGGAGCATATATAGACGATAAACAGAGGGTGGCAGACTGCCTCAGAAAAATTGGTTATTCCTCCAAACATCTCATGGCCCTTATCAATGATGTACTGGATATGTCCAAGATTGATGAAGGGAGGATGAAGATAGCGCACGAAAATTTTGATTTGGAGAGTGCGGTGGAATCACTGACCTCCATTATCTATCCTCAGGCCGCTGCAAAAGGGGTGAATTTTACGGTGCCTTTTGTGGAACTGAGCGATACGGTTTTGACCGGGGATGTGATGAGGCTGAACCAGGTGTTGTTGAACCTTTTGTCCAATGCGGTTAAATTTACGCCGGAGGGCGGTTCCGTCCGGCTGGAGATACAGCAGGTGAGGCGCCTCGATCGAAAGATCCGCCTGCGTTTTATTGTCAGTGACACCGGAATCGGAATGAGCAGGGAATTTCAGGGACGTCTTTTTGACCCGTTTGAGCAGGAAAGTGCGGCTACCGCGCGAAAATTCGGGGGCACCGGGCTTGGAATGCCGATTACAAAGAATCTGGTCACCCTGATGGGAGGTACGATATCCGTAAAAAGTGAATCGGAAAAGGGAACCAGATTTACGGTGGAAATCGATTTTGATGTGCCCGAGGCCAGGGGGAGCGTATCAGCCCAGAGACATCCGGCTATGGAATCCCTGAAGGTTCTGGTGGCCGACTATGACCGCGACAGTTGCATCCATACCTCGAACCTTTTGAAGAATCTGGGTATTTTGTGCGACTGGGTGCTCACAGGCGAAGACTGCGTGCAGAAGATCAGGAGCGCCCACTGTTCGGGAGAAAATTATGACGTCTGCTTCATTGACTGGAAGATGCCGGATTTGGATGGAATAGAGGTGACGCGGAGGATCCGGGAGATTGTGGGAATGGATACGACGATTATCATAATTACCGCCTATGATTGGAGCGCAATTGAAAGGAGCGCCCGTGAAGCGGGGGCCAATGCATTCCTGGCAAAGCCTCTTTTTTCATCCGTGCTTTATAATACCCTACTTTCGGCGGCAGGAAAAAGCAGGGTGTTCACGATGCCGTCATACAGCGTCCAGATGAACAAGCCAGATCTGTCCGGCCACTGTGTACTGCTGGCGGAGGACAACGAACTAAACCAGGAGATTGCCATTGAACTGCTTAAGATGGCGGGGCTGGAGGTGGAATGTGCGGCCGACGGAAAAGAGGCGCTGGAGAAATTTCTGGCCGACGGCGACCGTTTCGACCTGATCCTGATGGATATGCAGATGCCAGTGATGGATGGATATGAGTCGGCGGAGAGAATCCGGAAATCTCAGCATCCGCGGGCCGGGAGCATCCCCATCATCGCAATGACGGCCGATGCCTTCCACGAGGATGTGGTGAAAGCGTCGGAAGCCGGAATGGACGGCCATCTGGCGAAGCCAATCGATTCGGATTTACTCTATCAGGTTTTGAGCGGGGTTATGAAGGCAAAAAATAACACGCCCATTTGA
- a CDS encoding GntR family transcriptional regulator produces MEQEQQISNLIYEFFYMRIHFEYYKCGDTLPSIDTLCRQFCVSPQTVKAALRQLRAEGYISMRNGRATRIIYRQTRQELIRFVLGFFSERRTAFPDLCRTAELISVPFFSEAFRRMEENDFLHLSRYIERAQSDDLLYFYSYVLQKLENPLAMNLFWEISMFMGLMFIGEKGGDGFYNKKLLREGIEEIISYKNTQDLKSLHGAILKHQKESMEEALRYVAQYVPLSGKQKQTPFVWHIYRERPQLCYSLATRILFGIYLGEYRETEYLPSYEKMAEKYNVSLSTIRRTVRILNQSGAAESVNGVGTRVFSIGQRCNMPDFTIPAVRRNLAFFVQSYEIIIYSCERAAVATLLALTEKERGRLKEQLKKNVDEKRCGMTPWHLLLCISQSNPLNGIREIYSKIFGLFLWGYPLKGSQKETAKLDSELRIFTEKMLQYLEQGDFVRCGRCMKETSTYQFHASEQYLLSIGFEPDELRLSPSIRLVLPED; encoded by the coding sequence ATGGAACAAGAACAGCAGATATCAAACCTGATTTATGAATTTTTTTATATGCGTATACATTTTGAATATTATAAATGCGGGGATACCCTTCCATCCATCGACACACTGTGCAGACAGTTCTGTGTCAGCCCCCAGACCGTAAAAGCCGCTCTGAGGCAGCTGCGGGCCGAAGGTTATATCTCCATGCGCAACGGCAGAGCCACCAGGATCATATACAGGCAGACCAGACAGGAACTGATTCGTTTTGTCCTCGGTTTCTTTTCGGAACGCCGGACTGCATTCCCCGATCTCTGCCGGACTGCGGAGTTAATCTCAGTCCCGTTCTTCTCCGAGGCATTCCGCCGGATGGAAGAAAACGATTTTCTGCACCTGTCACGCTACATAGAACGCGCACAGTCCGACGATCTGCTCTATTTTTACTCTTACGTGTTGCAAAAGCTGGAGAATCCTCTGGCAATGAACCTCTTCTGGGAAATATCAATGTTCATGGGACTCATGTTTATCGGTGAAAAGGGCGGGGACGGATTTTACAATAAGAAGTTATTGCGTGAGGGAATCGAAGAAATTATAAGTTACAAAAATACGCAGGACTTAAAAAGCCTGCACGGCGCCATATTGAAACACCAGAAAGAATCCATGGAAGAAGCGCTCCGGTACGTTGCACAATACGTTCCTCTTTCCGGTAAGCAAAAACAGACCCCTTTTGTCTGGCATATTTACCGGGAACGGCCGCAGCTCTGTTACAGCCTGGCCACGCGGATCCTATTTGGAATCTATCTTGGAGAATACAGGGAAACGGAATATCTTCCTTCATACGAAAAGATGGCCGAAAAATATAATGTCTCGTTGAGCACGATCCGGAGAACCGTACGGATCCTGAACCAGTCAGGTGCAGCCGAATCCGTCAACGGAGTTGGCACCCGTGTCTTCTCAATTGGTCAACGGTGTAATATGCCCGACTTTACCATCCCCGCCGTGCGGCGGAACCTGGCGTTTTTTGTCCAGTCCTATGAAATAATTATCTATTCCTGCGAAAGGGCGGCGGTAGCGACGCTCCTGGCTCTCACCGAAAAAGAACGCGGACGCTTAAAAGAACAGCTCAAAAAAAACGTGGACGAGAAACGTTGTGGAATGACTCCCTGGCACCTGCTTCTCTGCATCTCACAGAGCAATCCCTTAAACGGAATCCGGGAAATTTATTCTAAAATATTCGGCCTGTTTCTCTGGGGATATCCCTTAAAAGGCTCTCAAAAGGAAACGGCAAAACTTGATTCCGAACTCAGAATTTTCACAGAGAAAATGCTTCAGTATCTCGAACAGGGCGATTTCGTCCGATGTGGCAGATGCATGAAAGAGACAAGCACTTATCAATTCCATGCGTCGGAACAGTATCTTTTAAGCATTGGCTTTGAACCGGATGAACTGAGGCTCTCCCCGTCGATCCGTCTTGTCCTTCCTGAGGATTGA
- a CDS encoding methylated-DNA--[protein]-cysteine S-methyltransferase: MYYSTNFTSPAGVLTLACDADGSHLIGLWIEGQKYHGKSVPGPMEANDGMPVFTAAKNWLNRYFAGEKPAVSELPLAPIGGEFRQDVWSILCEIPYGEVVTYGDIAKKMAARMGRKNMSSQAVGGAVGHNPISIIIPCHRVVGSNGSLTGYAGGISTKMKLLELEGVDLSHFFIPAKGTAL, translated from the coding sequence ATGTACTATTCGACCAACTTCACATCCCCCGCAGGGGTTCTCACCCTTGCCTGCGACGCCGACGGCAGCCATCTTATCGGACTGTGGATTGAAGGACAGAAATACCATGGAAAATCGGTTCCCGGACCGATGGAGGCTAACGACGGCATGCCCGTATTCACCGCTGCAAAAAACTGGCTGAACCGGTATTTTGCAGGTGAGAAGCCTGCCGTCTCAGAACTGCCGTTAGCTCCCATCGGCGGAGAATTCCGTCAGGACGTATGGAGCATTCTTTGTGAAATTCCATATGGGGAAGTTGTCACCTATGGGGATATTGCCAAAAAAATGGCGGCCAGAATGGGCAGGAAAAACATGTCAAGCCAGGCGGTGGGCGGGGCGGTCGGGCACAACCCTATTTCCATTATTATCCCCTGCCACCGGGTTGTAGGCTCAAACGGCAGCCTGACCGGATATGCCGGAGGGATCTCAACGAAAATGAAATTGCTGGAATTAGAAGGGGTGGATCTGTCTCACTTTTTTATTCCGGCGAAAGGAACGGCCTTATAA
- a CDS encoding SOS response-associated peptidase family protein: MCSRYFTEDETSGIRTDVRPCDEAAVLVSERGKTIVRRKMYWGFHPAVSEGRGSGQTVYNARVETAPEKAMFRDCMARRRVAVPAGGFYEWNRAGEKAVFEPAAGRKLYFAGCYRFEGDEPHFVILTTEPNESVRKIHDRMPLILKQEQLESWLSAGGDYRELLKQTPGELKSTMDYEQQTFEFI; encoded by the coding sequence ATGTGCAGCAGATATTTTACGGAAGATGAAACGTCCGGAATCCGGACGGATGTGCGTCCCTGTGACGAAGCGGCGGTGCTGGTTTCGGAGAGGGGCAAAACGATAGTGCGAAGGAAGATGTACTGGGGCTTTCATCCTGCAGTCAGCGAGGGCAGGGGCAGCGGGCAGACGGTTTATAACGCACGTGTGGAAACTGCGCCGGAAAAGGCGATGTTCCGGGACTGCATGGCCAGGCGCCGCGTGGCGGTACCGGCCGGCGGCTTCTACGAATGGAACCGCGCGGGTGAAAAGGCAGTTTTCGAGCCCGCGGCGGGAAGAAAACTGTATTTTGCGGGCTGTTACCGGTTTGAGGGAGACGAACCCCATTTTGTAATTTTGACGACGGAACCCAACGAATCTGTGAGGAAAATCCATGACAGGATGCCGTTGATTCTGAAACAGGAACAGCTTGAAAGCTGGCTGTCGGCCGGCGGAGATTACCGGGAACTGCTGAAACAGACGCCCGGGGAGCTGAAAAGCACCATGGACTATGAGCAGCAGACGTTTGAATTTATCTGA
- the rlmB gene encoding 23S rRNA (guanosine(2251)-2'-O)-methyltransferase RlmB, with amino-acid sequence MKQNDTSACKAGDTGNDAGEDSVRFEELTIEGRNAVLEAFRSGKTIDKLFVLDGCQDGPVKTITREARKQDTIINYVAKERLDQLSDTGKHQGVIAYAAAYKYAEIEDMFKLAEEKGEPPFLFILDGIEDPHNLGAIIRTANQAGAHGVIIPKRRAVGLTSTVAKTSAGAINYTPVAKVTNISATIEELKEKGLWFVCADMGGEVMYRLNLKGPIGLVIGGEGDGVSRLVKEKCDMVASIPMKGDIDSLNASVAAGVLAYEIVRQRMN; translated from the coding sequence ATGAAACAGAATGACACCAGCGCCTGCAAAGCCGGAGATACCGGAAACGATGCAGGTGAAGACAGTGTAAGATTTGAAGAACTGACGATAGAGGGGCGCAATGCGGTGCTGGAGGCGTTCCGTTCGGGAAAGACGATAGACAAGCTCTTTGTGCTGGACGGCTGCCAGGACGGCCCGGTGAAGACCATCACCAGGGAAGCCAGAAAACAGGATACGATTATCAATTATGTTGCGAAAGAGAGACTGGATCAGCTCTCCGATACCGGGAAACACCAGGGCGTGATCGCCTATGCCGCCGCATACAAATACGCGGAAATAGAGGACATGTTCAAACTGGCTGAGGAGAAGGGCGAGCCGCCGTTTCTCTTTATTCTGGACGGAATCGAAGATCCCCACAATCTCGGCGCGATCATCAGGACGGCCAACCAGGCGGGGGCACACGGGGTAATTATACCGAAAAGACGGGCCGTCGGACTCACTTCCACAGTGGCGAAGACGTCGGCCGGTGCGATCAATTATACGCCGGTTGCCAAGGTGACCAATATTTCAGCCACCATTGAGGAGCTGAAGGAAAAGGGACTCTGGTTCGTCTGTGCCGATATGGGCGGAGAGGTGATGTACCGCCTGAACCTGAAAGGGCCGATTGGCCTGGTAATTGGAGGCGAGGGAGACGGCGTCAGCCGCCTGGTGAAGGAAAAATGCGATATGGTGGCATCCATCCCGATGAAGGGCGATATCGATTCCCTGAATGCCTCGGTGGCGGCAGGTGTCCTTGCCTATGAGATAGTAAGGCAGAGGATGAATTAG
- a CDS encoding ribonuclease III domain-containing protein has protein sequence METCLNCFKDALKLKKVEAREYSPLALAYLGDAVYELAIRTFVMNHGNTQVNKMHKRTAALVKAEAQANFYKVLEEELTEEEKAVYRRGRNAKSVTMAKHATMKDYRMATGFEALMGYLYLTEQMGRMAELLGHGLSKLGEIEADGGPEALNGQEESKTDETE, from the coding sequence ATGGAAACGTGCCTGAACTGTTTTAAAGATGCGCTGAAATTGAAAAAAGTAGAGGCCAGGGAATATTCTCCCCTGGCCTTGGCATATCTGGGGGATGCCGTTTATGAGCTGGCAATCCGCACCTTTGTCATGAATCACGGCAACACCCAGGTCAACAAGATGCATAAGAGGACGGCAGCCCTTGTCAAGGCGGAGGCCCAGGCCAATTTCTATAAGGTTTTGGAGGAAGAGCTGACCGAGGAGGAAAAGGCCGTATACAGAAGAGGCAGAAACGCCAAATCGGTGACGATGGCAAAGCATGCCACAATGAAAGACTACAGGATGGCAACCGGATTTGAGGCCCTGATGGGATATCTCTACCTGACGGAACAGATGGGGAGGATGGCTGAACTTTTAGGCCACGGCCTTTCAAAGTTGGGCGAGATTGAGGCGGATGGCGGACCGGAAGCGCTGAATGGGCAGGAGGAAAGTAAAACGGATGAAACAGAATGA
- the cysS gene encoding cysteine--tRNA ligase, producing the protein MKIFNTLTRKKEEFVPLEEGKVKMYVCGPTVYNFIHIGNARPMIVFDTVRRYFEYKGYEVNYVSNFTDVDDKIIKKAIEEGVDADTISKRYIEECKKDMAMMNVKPATTHPLATEEICGMLDMIQDLIDKGHAYTGKDGTVYFRTKSFDGYGKLSHKNLEDLQSGFREIKVTGEEDKEDPTDFVLWKPKKDGEPYWESPWCNGRPGWHIECSVMSKKYLGDSIDIHAGGEDLIFPHHENEIAQSEASNGTEFAKYWMHNAFLNIDNRKMSKSLGNFFTVREISEKYDLQVLRFFMLSAHYRSPLNFSAELMEASKNGLERILTAVEKLNDGLKTAEGVMTDAEKENVNAAKEFVQKFEDAMDDDFNTADAISAIFELVKFSNTTAAGASEEYLTWMKETIEKLCDVLGIITEKKEEILDSEIEDMIAQRQQARKDKNFALADEIRGKLLDMGIVLEDTREGVKWKRA; encoded by the coding sequence ATGAAAATTTTCAACACTCTGACCAGAAAAAAGGAAGAATTTGTCCCCCTGGAAGAAGGCAAGGTTAAGATGTATGTATGCGGGCCAACCGTATACAATTTTATTCATATCGGCAACGCAAGGCCGATGATTGTATTTGACACGGTAAGACGTTATTTTGAGTATAAGGGATATGAAGTGAACTATGTATCCAACTTTACCGACGTGGATGACAAGATTATTAAAAAAGCAATCGAAGAGGGCGTGGACGCCGACACCATCTCCAAGAGATATATCGAAGAGTGCAAGAAAGATATGGCGATGATGAACGTGAAACCGGCCACCACCCATCCGCTGGCAACGGAGGAAATCTGCGGCATGCTCGACATGATTCAGGATCTGATCGACAAGGGCCATGCCTACACGGGCAAGGATGGCACGGTATACTTCCGCACCAAGTCGTTTGACGGCTATGGAAAGCTGTCCCATAAGAACCTGGAAGATCTCCAGTCGGGTTTCCGCGAGATCAAGGTGACGGGAGAGGAAGACAAGGAAGATCCGACCGACTTTGTGCTCTGGAAACCGAAGAAAGACGGGGAGCCGTACTGGGAGTCACCGTGGTGCAACGGCCGTCCGGGCTGGCACATCGAGTGCTCCGTCATGTCCAAGAAATATCTGGGCGATTCCATCGACATCCATGCGGGCGGAGAGGATCTGATTTTCCCGCACCATGAGAACGAGATTGCTCAGAGTGAGGCATCCAACGGAACTGAATTTGCAAAATACTGGATGCACAATGCATTTTTAAACATTGACAACAGGAAGATGTCGAAGTCCCTCGGCAATTTCTTTACTGTCAGGGAAATCAGCGAGAAGTATGACCTTCAGGTTCTGCGTTTCTTCATGCTGAGCGCCCACTACAGAAGCCCGCTCAACTTCAGCGCCGAGCTGATGGAAGCTTCCAAGAACGGCCTCGAGAGAATCCTCACGGCGGTAGAGAAGCTGAATGACGGACTGAAGACGGCAGAAGGCGTTATGACGGACGCTGAGAAAGAGAATGTAAACGCTGCGAAGGAATTCGTTCAGAAGTTTGAAGATGCCATGGACGACGATTTCAACACGGCCGACGCGATTTCCGCCATTTTCGAGCTGGTGAAATTCAGCAATACGACGGCTGCCGGAGCGTCTGAGGAATATTTAACCTGGATGAAGGAAACCATCGAGAAGCTCTGTGACGTACTCGGAATCATTACGGAGAAGAAAGAAGAAATCCTGGACAGCGAGATCGAGGATATGATTGCGCAGAGACAGCAGGCCAGAAAAGACAAGAACTTTGCCCTGGCAGACGAGATCCGCGGAAAACTTCTGGACATGGGAATTGTCCTGGAAGACACAAGAGAGGGCGTTAAATGGAAACGTGCCTGA
- the ispF gene encoding 2-C-methyl-D-erythritol 2,4-cyclodiphosphate synthase, which yields MRIGQGYDVHRLTEGRDLILGGVKIPYEKGLLGHSDADVLVHAVMDALLGAAALGDIGEHFPDTDPAYKGISSIELLKHVGKLLEENCYIIENIDATIIAQKPKLLAYRPQMMENIAAALGIEKSRVNVKATTEEGLGFTGSGEGISSQAITLLTTVDNYCYDREMMQGSGCGGCSGCSAAR from the coding sequence ATGAGAATCGGACAGGGATATGATGTCCATAGACTGACGGAGGGCCGGGATTTGATCCTCGGCGGCGTAAAAATACCATATGAGAAAGGCCTGCTGGGCCATTCCGACGCCGATGTACTGGTGCATGCGGTGATGGATGCTCTTTTAGGGGCGGCCGCGCTTGGAGATATCGGAGAACATTTTCCCGATACGGACCCTGCCTACAAGGGAATATCCAGTATTGAGCTGTTAAAGCACGTGGGAAAGCTGCTGGAGGAGAACTGTTATATAATAGAGAATATCGATGCGACAATCATTGCCCAAAAGCCGAAGCTTCTGGCCTACCGTCCGCAGATGATGGAGAATATCGCCGCGGCTCTCGGCATTGAGAAGAGCCGCGTCAATGTCAAAGCGACGACGGAGGAGGGCCTTGGGTTCACCGGAAGCGGAGAGGGAATTTCATCCCAGGCAATTACCCTGTTGACGACGGTAGACAATTACTGCTATGATAGGGAAATGATGCAGGGCTCCGGCTGCGGAGGCTGCTCCGGCTGTTCGGCCGCCAGGTAA
- a CDS encoding diacylglycerol kinase family protein: protein MYYFIINPHSRSGYGYKVWKRIEKLLKLECVEYKAFLTERPGQAAEFADQLTKGCKEPKIIVVVGGDGTVNEVLDGLSFCNTITLGYIPTGSGNDLARSLKLPHSPRKCLKKVLHPKYHKLMDYGVVTYGDDVVKHRRFAVSAGIGLDAAVCHNLLYSRVKPLFNRIHLQKMNYILVGIKQYLMARPAKGYIVLDGNKRVEFNYIYFISAHIHPFEGNGFKFAPKADCSDGRLEICAVSHSSKMQVLSILWRSLLKRSHNKGLRTYQCREVQIHTDRPMAVHVDGESCLYQSDLHVRCIERKVRIIV from the coding sequence ATGTATTATTTTATTATAAATCCCCACTCCAGGAGTGGATACGGTTATAAAGTCTGGAAGAGAATTGAAAAACTGCTGAAGCTGGAATGCGTGGAATACAAGGCATTTCTGACGGAGAGGCCGGGACAGGCGGCCGAGTTTGCCGATCAGCTTACGAAGGGGTGCAAGGAACCTAAGATCATTGTGGTTGTTGGAGGAGACGGTACGGTTAATGAAGTGCTGGACGGGCTTTCTTTTTGCAATACGATTACGCTTGGGTATATTCCGACCGGTTCCGGCAATGATCTTGCCAGGAGCCTGAAACTTCCGCACTCCCCGAGAAAATGTTTAAAGAAGGTTCTCCATCCCAAATATCATAAACTTATGGACTACGGCGTTGTCACCTACGGAGATGATGTAGTGAAACACCGCAGATTTGCCGTGAGCGCCGGCATCGGCCTGGATGCGGCTGTCTGTCATAATCTTCTTTATTCAAGAGTAAAACCACTGTTCAACCGGATTCATCTTCAGAAGATGAACTACATTCTTGTCGGTATCAAGCAGTACCTGATGGCAAGGCCAGCGAAGGGATATATCGTGCTGGACGGAAACAAGAGGGTAGAATTTAATTACATTTATTTTATATCTGCGCATATCCATCCTTTTGAGGGGAACGGATTCAAGTTTGCGCCCAAAGCGGACTGCAGTGACGGCAGACTGGAGATTTGTGCGGTCAGCCATTCTTCGAAGATGCAGGTGCTGTCGATCCTCTGGCGTTCTCTGTTAAAACGTTCCCATAATAAGGGACTCAGAACTTACCAGTGCAGGGAAGTCCAGATTCACACGGACAGGCCGATGGCGGTTCATGTGGATGGGGAGAGCTGTCTGTACCAGAGCGATCTGCATGTGCGCTGTATTGAGCGGAAGGTCAGGATCATTGTATAA
- a CDS encoding cell wall hydrolase: protein MKRIVAILLMTLLYCSPAFGQEKNNLETDSTAQESINTNETKTMYAKGEFDIYSSPDEESEVLGTSLKNTSFETVGSLNEWTTITTEAGFAYIKSEHLQDNPLFEYTEEELYTMAHVICGEAQSCSDEEQLYIGSVVLNRVVHPAFPDTIEGVVFQKGQYACIKDGNYYREPTERNWANAKWLLENGSVLPSNVIWQSGGRQGKGVYVKTKWHYYCY from the coding sequence TTGAAAAGAATAGTAGCAATTTTGTTAATGACACTGTTGTACTGCAGCCCTGCCTTTGGGCAGGAGAAGAACAATCTAGAAACCGATAGTACGGCACAGGAAAGCATTAATACTAATGAAACAAAAACAATGTATGCAAAAGGGGAATTTGATATATACTCTTCTCCGGATGAGGAGTCAGAGGTACTTGGAACATCATTAAAAAACACATCCTTCGAAACAGTTGGCTCCCTTAATGAGTGGACGACCATAACTACAGAAGCTGGTTTTGCTTATATCAAATCTGAACATCTGCAAGATAATCCATTATTTGAATATACTGAAGAAGAACTTTATACTATGGCGCATGTGATTTGTGGAGAGGCACAAAGCTGTTCTGATGAAGAGCAGCTATATATTGGTTCTGTTGTTCTAAACAGAGTGGTGCATCCAGCTTTCCCCGATACAATTGAAGGGGTTGTTTTTCAAAAAGGCCAGTATGCGTGTATAAAAGATGGAAACTATTACAGAGAACCGACTGAACGAAACTGGGCTAATGCTAAGTGGCTATTGGAGAACGGCAGTGTCCTCCCGTCCAATGTCATTTGGCAGTCCGGCGGCAGACAGGGAAAAGGTGTTTATGTGAAAACAAAGTGGCATTATTACTGTTACTAA
- a CDS encoding bifunctional 5,10-methylenetetrahydrofolate dehydrogenase/5,10-methenyltetrahydrofolate cyclohydrolase produces the protein MYACRVRCVYLYHQRNSKNCRCSHSSETFPDEKTYSAYISPQKDADNIRGDSPYISCTALAIMEILRSEDLAGKHCVILSRSRTIGLPLMELLIKKNATVTICHSQTRELDYLLQNADIIISGMGNSGILESKKIIPGTIVIDAGIGFKDNKTIGDLHYYESKNEISYTTVPGGIGLITRM, from the coding sequence ATTTATGCTTGCCGGGTCAGATGCGTCTATCTATACCATCAAAGAAATTCAAAAAACTGTAGATGCAGTCATTCTTCAGAAACATTCCCAGATGAAAAAACATATTCCGCTTATATATCCCCACAGAAAGACGCAGATAATATACGTGGTGACAGTCCTTACATTTCGTGTACAGCATTGGCTATTATGGAAATACTGAGATCAGAAGACCTGGCAGGTAAACATTGCGTAATACTTTCAAGGAGCAGAACAATTGGTTTACCTTTGATGGAATTACTGATCAAAAAAAATGCTACGGTTACAATATGTCACTCACAAACACGAGAGTTGGATTATTTACTTCAAAATGCGGATATAATTATTTCAGGTATGGGAAATTCAGGAATTTTGGAAAGTAAAAAAATTATACCTGGAACCATTGTTATTGATGCAGGAATAGGCTTTAAAGACAATAAAACAATAGGAGACTTACATTACTATGAATCCAAAAACGAGATATCATATACGACAGTTCCAGGGGGGATAGGACTGATTACACGGATGTAA